AGGAGACACAAGGAATGGTTTTCTTACAGAGGACACTTTAACTTGCCATAGCAGAGACGACACTATGCCAACCATTTACACATCAACATCAGTTCACTGTTCACAGGGAAATAACCACGGTCATGTCAGAGCTATGTCATCAAGGTTATCTCAGGTCAGGTTCAGAGGTGACAcacagaaagcctgcattacaTGCGTCACATACTAGGGACTAAATGTAAGCTTCTTCTCTTGGCCTGCACAGATTTTGACCCCTAAGTCGCTGGAATATCCCTATATATGTTATCAGTTGCACCTGTtagacatgtcaaaatgtccaccaTGGGAGGCTTTATGAGTTCTGTTGCCTTTGAACAAATAACAGCAGTTTGTTGGGCAATTTGTCCTTCGGTTGACCTAATCTAggacagggttagggttaggaagaGAggtttcacacctgtagtttggttcatttggtcCGGCCTTTTAGTTCTGGTCCAGTTCCTGTTCACCCTGGCTTTTTACAAACAAACCCAGAGCTCGAAACATGACGTTATACAGACTGACATGCAACTCATTCACTGTACGgttctgatgatgatgtcatcctgcatcatcaaGCACTACATGAACCTTACAAAGGGAAATGCGCTTCAGTGTTTATTAACTTTATCCTCTCTGGTTTCAAAGAGAGCTCACAAAGAAATTAACTACTAGAATTTCTGAGCCCCTTTCAAGCCCTTTTAAGTTAAAACCTACTGACTGTTTCCTGTCAtcactgatggattttaaaCCACATGTTGATGCAGATTGACATAAAGACCACAGCAGCACAAGGTGAAGTGCGCCTTGTTACGCCTTCTAAAATCACCGTAATAAatgcattattttatatttcattatgtcTTCACCTCAAGTccacaaagaaaatcaaatcagtTTAATAATCTGGgaaacactgttgttgttgctttgtctCACAGTGAAGTGCAGCCGACACGTGCCCTTATTcatgtgcatttatttataataaagtCAATCCAACAAAACCATCATTCAATATGTGCATTTTGACACATCTGCACGTTGTTTTCACGATCAAACACTGTCCCTCTGCTCCGCCGGACCGCCTGttgctcttctctctgcttgGTGGCGTTTAATAATAGATCATAAACATAAACTTGTATATTTATCATCAACGGATAATATTAGGATACATGAAAGTAAGTCCGCAAAATAATAGTTCAAGCATGCAAAACATAGAAATGGCTCAGATCAGTTCAGTCTAATACAAAAAGTATTGGTGCCCTTTACAAAGggtttatatcattattatttactttataagccattaataagaatCGCTTTTGGGGTGCCAGGTTGTGGAAAATCCACTGTGTCATTTTAGCTCTTTATTCATCAAGAGGACTCCTCCAACTGACCCTCTGGAAAAGGGCTGCAGGGCATCCATTTAGAAACAGCtacaaaaatgtacatgtgCAAAATGAATGGATTACTATAAGAATCCTTTATTAAAGATGTACTAACGCTTATTATGAGGTCGCTTCCTGAGCAGCTCGCAGTCAGCAGATGGAGTTATTGAAGTTTGGTGGCTTTTGAATTTTTCATGCTTGAATCACACATCTACTATCACAAAATCTCAGCTGCGCCAGAACTCCTTGGAAGCGGACCGAGACCCTCCTTTTCAGGTGGTCTCGGCCTGGTTGTTTGGTCCACGTCACAGTTCAAGTGACAGCTCTCTCATGGGCCCAAACGACACTAAACGAGTTTGTGTGACCTGAACAGGTTAGAGGTgaaagcaagagagggagaacaaaATCCACAGAAtcttgttttgtgcaaaaatgaagATAGTGTGAGGGACTTTGGTACTAAAGAGGTGGTAACTTTGGATGATACCCACTTGATtaacttcagctgaactttggaGGTCATTTTTATacagaacgaggactgtggaCTAGAATCTCTTGGCATCCAGTATAAACAGGAGAAACAATTACAACGCCCAGTAAAGCTTTCCATGTACATTTGGGCATGTGACATTAAGACAATCCTTTAATGCTGTGTAGAATCTTTAAAGCCACAACTCATGACTGGTGAGTTCCACTCTATGCTGCTTCTCTAAACACTGTTTTTGTGAGTCACAGTGTGGTTACCTTTATTACCATACTCTCTTCCAGCTAACCACCGATTTTAGGCAAAATATGGAGCACCTGACCGTGAGTTTGACAGGAAAGCAGGAACAACCTGCCGGAACCAAAAAGGTAACATACCTTTAACTCGTACATGTTCCCTTGTGAGGTGAGAAGGTACTGAAAGAGAACCCGTGCAGAAAGGCTGTATTTGTCATCAGGGACATGAATAACTGTCACACTGGCCACCtggaagaggaaagacagcGTAATGAGTTTCTTTGAATTCGGATTTTTGAATTGCTTCTCTTGAAGTCTCTCCTTTCTATGGTGAGGGTTTTCTTTCCAGAGAGCTGGGGCTGGTCAGGATAGTTGGTGCTGGGGGCGCAGACACTgacagtgtactgtatgtgacagaCTACACAAAAAAGGAGATGAAACTGAGAAACTGCTGCTAGACTCACGATGTTGTGTGTGTCCCTGGCTTGTTGCTCTGCCAGCGTCAGCACGGCCACAAGAGGGTAGCGTTCTCTTGGCAAGGGCCCCAAATCTGTGATGCACTGCTCAGCAGGAATCTGTGTGTGtcgctcctctctgtcttcactgCCAATACTGGGAGGACGGGGGTCAAAGAGGCTAACATCTGGAGCTGCTGTAGGAACAATGTACATCAGCCAAGTAAACATCATGACAGCGTATGATCACCATGataaaatggctgctgtgactGTAACATCCACCCCAACACTAATAACCGACAGATAGTTCACTtcctttactttattttgctgtttggcGTATTTATTATGACCAAACATGAGCATGACATCACCTCTGAATATTTTCAGCGACagtgaggacagagagcagaatCATGTGGGTCATCATTGACACCAGGAGTGAGAAAACGTGCTGATAATTTGGGAGGACTGACCTTTTAAGGTATGAGGTTAGAAAGGGTTATGTTTAGGTATCAGGTTATGCtctattaataataataaataataataaatcaccTTTATCAAGTGCTTCTCTGTATACTCaaagacatttacaaaaaaagaaaaatgaaaagataataTAAAAACTCTAATCtaatccaataataataatctaatatatCTAAAATTATAGAgatggggggttggggggtcaGGTAGGGAAGGCAAGTTAGAACAGGTAATATTAACCTGCACATTAAATTGTTTCTTGTGAGTCTTTGTTAGTACTGTAAAGGATACTGGAAGCTCTGACAGTGGTGGTAACAAAGGTGCAGGGCCTCCTGGAAATACTGGGGGGTGCTGAGCCTCAGACCGTGCTGGTGGGCCTGCAGCGTCCCCTGCAGGGCACTGACCTCACAGCCCCAGAAACAGCTCAGGACACAGGGCTCCAGACAGCAAGGCCTCACTGACACCCCGTCTGCAAGAGAGTGCTTGCTAATGTTATCATGGCCAGGCACACAAAAGATAAGGGTACGACACAGAACAGAAATTAAGTCTGTATTTTGTCCTAGAAATGCTTTACTAAGCAGTAGTTACTGTAGCTTTATGTATACTGATTcaggtacagacacacatgggAGCTGCAGTACACTGCAACAGGAGGGTGAATTGTCATACTCTTGTAActctttattgtatttgttggATGGAGACACTTTAAATCCAAGTGAAGCTATCTCCACCCTTCCCAGCCACTGATAGTACTGATGGTGACAGTTCTCACCAGTGAAAGATGCCGGCCCAGAGCCCATCTCCAGGGCAAAGGGATTGGTCACCTGAACCATTTGCTTCTCAGGGGTTGGGAGGATGGACTCCGTCTCGGAGCTGCGAAGGATCACTGGGACGTCGAAGCCAAACCTGCGGGACGGGAGGCAGAGTGAACAAGGTAATCATGTCTTGCATCGCTCTTAATCTCCTAccagagaaataaaaagctgaGAGCTGTACatatgagaaaatatgtttgttatCTTTTCTATATCAGACCAACTGACTTTGCGGAAAGGAAGTTTTTCCCTGCATATGCTTGCTCAcggtgggacctgttgggtctctgtaaataatatgaTAAAGAGTAGGGTCTAAACTTGCTCTGTATGtaaaaagtgccctgagataacttctgttatggTTTGGTGCTATATAGAGAAAACTGAATTGATCTGCTTTGACTgattacaaaaatgtcaaatgttaaatgttcaaACTGCCACTCTGTTGACACACATGGTGTTTTCTCTAGCGACACCTTCAGGACAAAACCCACGTAGGATTGCAATTTGACAGTAGGGAGCTTATTGTAGACAttcaatacttttatttaaattttgGCTGCAAATTTACAgttaatatttatgtattttcttgatatgtatttttcaactgtttaatacagtatgtgtgtgtgtgtcataacaACGTACTTTCTTATGTGAATACATTTGGCCAAAGTATTTTTGTGAGCATCAGCGACGGGTAGAATCTGCCTCAGATGCTCTACtatataatactgtaatacGTTTTATGATGTCACGGTTTCTTTCAAGGTGATAATGTAGTCCACGTGCCAAGCTATTAAGATAAAACTAAAAGTTTATGCTTAACAGTAGCTTAAAGCGACAAATCCGAGGGAGATGTGGAGGTAATATGTGAACATAATGTAGCAACTGTTGTCGCCATGACAGCGGCTAAATATCACTTACCAGCCGAGCACCATGGCGGCGGTAACAAcgaaacacaaagaaacaacactAATATAAAACAGTGGAGAGTACTCATACAAGGTCACCAGGAAAACCGCTGCCATTTGATATAATTTATGTCATAGAATAAGCCAAGTTGTTAAAAAATCCTCTGGTAAACACTTCCCATGACGGCCATGACAGGAACCCTTCAGCTAGAACTACGGTGGCCCAAAAGGTATATAAAGTTTACAACGACTATTAGACTTATGGCAGTTTtcaagatttttattttaaccgCATAAGAGGCTGATATTCACTTtaaatttgtgtttattttaaacatgaaaatgactAAATTCTTCCAAAATCGTATGTCCTTGGGTTTAGCTAACGATCTAAATTAATCAAGCTAGCTAGAGAAATCTGgaacaaatacatgtaatttATATGGTGAAcctgccttcaaaataaaagcccacaTAAAAAAATTAAACTTGAAATAGCTGGCTGCAAGCCGTGTTTTGAAAATTACACAgtaaacaacaatacaaactACTTGAacagttgtgttttcattcaatatatatattcatcttATATGTATAGTTTGCATTGTACTATTAAAATACGAATATTTTATCTCGTGGATAATCgagtttattttgaatgtttgaacaggaagtgaaatcTTGTCGCAGTTAACTTGACGTGATGGAGCGACTGAGATTACCGTTTTAGCTAGTGCATTCATTGATTATTCCTTTATCACGAAAAACTGGAATATGAACGGGAGGGTGTACCAGCAGGAGGTGTATGTGTCGTTTAAACAGTCCgggaaaatgttttgaaatctgTAGCTATAATGTCTAGAAATATTGTCGTGGTCAGAACAGTTCGGCATACAGATGTTTCCAACTGGGGAGAAAGAAAGCGTTAATCTGGTATAATAGTGTGGCGGTGTCATTGTGGGTTTTTCTCAGACTATTTCCATGTACTGAGTGTAAACAGTGCGGCCAAACCATGAGCAGTAAGGACAAGCCGACTATCCGCCAACAGAGCTCGGAGAATAACTCTGTCAGCAGTAGTGAATGGGACATGGCAAACGATGTGTTTGTGTCCGGCTACGACGACAATCCGATGGGAGAGAGTGTTGCTGCTGGGGACGGTGACCCAGCTCAGCCCGATTTGGACAGACACCTGCCGCTGTTACGGGGGGACTCGCACCGGTTATCCCAGGATGGCATGATGCTGGGCCTGGCTGGGGAGGAGTATACGGGCTCGTCGTATCTTTCCATCGACCCAAACTACACCGAAAGTGACGGGAATGTCACAACCAAGAAGCGCATACGGTCCAACAGCTCCAGACACCGCGGTGAGGTCGTCACGGAGCTGGGACCAGAGGAGGTCCGGTGGTTTTACAAAGAGGACAAGCGGACGTGGAAGCCATTCGTCGGACACGACTCTTTAAAAATCGAGATCGTCTATCGGAGATTCTGTGAGCAGAACCCCGACAAGGTCAAACGCCCGGTCTGTCCCGTCGAGGCCGAGGGGAAGGAGGCAGCCAGGTCCGGCGAAATCCAGCCGGAGAGCGGGGCGGTGGACAGTGGAAGTGTCCGGGCGGAGTCGGCGGTGCAGCGGCGCTCGGCTTCAGAGGAGACGAAGGACCCGGACGACATCAGCGTCAGCgtggaggcagtgtgtgtcCGTGGGGGACTCTATGAAGTGGACATCAGGGAGAAGGAGTGCTACCCTGTGTACTGGAACCGTGAGCATGTCAATGATTTATGTCCATAGTTGTTACAATATCCCATTAGTGCCACCAGTTACCCCACCTTAGACCAATGAGAAGTAAGACGGACCGTTGCTGCCTACACCACCATCAGTAACAGCCTTAACTTCTTGTCAGAGCCAGCCCTGGTTCCGTGCTGGGTAGACCTGGCACAGTTGCCCCTATCACACCAGGCATGGCCACTACTACCAGCCTGTTTACGTGACTATATTACTATCATACAGCTTGATTGCAGCTTCCACTCTTTTGTACTGAAATTAGACAGATAGTCATTGAAAGATGTCACTTAGGTCTCTGCGACCCTGTGATAGgtttaatcatttcattgtcattattatGTACAGTTGATGTAGTcgactgaaatgtattttcaattaatagtttaataaaatgtctgaaagctGTAAAAATCTAAACTTCTCATATCTCAAGACGATGTctccaaatgtcttgttttgtccctcAAAGTCAAAAAAATAactttacaatgatataagacagagaaaagcagaacattGGGGAGGCTGtttctgcttgataaatgacttaaacaattgattgattgtttattCAAACTTTTGTCAATCGACTGATATTAATCATATATTAATCAAACaccaaaatatttatttaaatataaatccTCGATAATGAACTTTTGTGCTCAGTCGatctgtttttgctttaaaaaaaatgactaattCATTCTTTGTTGATTGACTAACTAGTTTCAATACCATGAGTATTGTTCCTGTCTCTGCTGTTACTGATGCTATTAATACAATACGGCTGCTAATACAGCTTCTGGTGACAGCAGACAGGACAGAGGGACAGTTTAAACAGAGTCCTTCCAGTGTTCTTCTCCTTGATGTTCTGTCTTTGATACTAACTACTTAACTTATATTCACTGTTTGTTACTGTTATGACTTTGGCCCCACTGTCCACCTTTGTCTCCCTGACTTACATCATTTTATGCTCCCTCTCaggttaaaggtcccatattgtagaaagtgaggtccatgtcttgtttgattataatgcaggtctaggtgctgtatgaatactgtgaaagtatcaaaacgaAGTACAGGTTACCACCAGTTATTTGCATGTCtgaaacggcttgtttcagacagagggtgaggggctgcataaaaggacttttttgaactgtgaatcatgctaCTCTAGTtgagccccagaataaaaatatagagctaaAATaagcataatatgggacctttaaagtgTATCCTGTATCCTAAGTGTTTCCTGTTCTTTGTCTAAGATAGGGaagtaaataaatcaaacatagGCTACGCAACCTGTCAGATAATGTGGTAAACGTCATGTGGTGTCCCTCAGAGCAAGACCGTATTCCTGTGATGAGGGGTCAGTGGTTCATTGATGGAACGTGGCTACCCCTGGAGGAGGACGAGAGTGACCTCATTGAGATGGAGCACCTCGCCCGTTTCCGGGGGCAACAGATGAGGGACACCTACGAGATGGAGGTGGTGACCACCACAGTGGACAGCAAGGATGGTAAGGAATGGAGACAGTGGGAGAAAGTAGACCTAGAAAGATATGTGTTTGTGATGGACAAAGACgagtttctcacacacacacacacacacacacacacacacacacacacacacacattccacacACCCTCATGGGGAATGGTAAATTAATTACACTGCATGAAGTGTGTCACTTTCTGTTAATCACTGTGCAATTGTCTCCCAGCCATCCACAGTCTGAAGCTGAGCAGGAGTCACGTGGACTGGCACAGCGTGGATGAGGTGTACCTGTACAGCGACGCCACCACCTCCAAGATCGCACGCACCGTCACTCAGAAACTGGGCTTCTCTAAAggtatatatgttatatgttaaaaaaaaatgtagcaccatcagaccacagcaaattccttgtaatgtatgttgcttggcaataaacagtttctgattctgattctgattctgatatggaAAAAACATCACAAGGAGGGATCTGATGGAATGCCAGTGGCCTG
The DNA window shown above is from Enoplosus armatus isolate fEnoArm2 chromosome 19, fEnoArm2.hap1, whole genome shotgun sequence and carries:
- the cgrrf1 gene encoding cell growth regulator with RING finger domain protein 1; protein product: MAAVFLVTLYEYSPLFYISVVSLCFVVTAAMVLGWFGFDVPVILRSSETESILPTPEKQMVQVTNPFALEMGSGPASFTDGVSVRPCCLEPCVLSCFWGCEVSALQGTLQAHQHGLRLSTPQYFQEALHLCYHHCQSFHIGSEDREERHTQIPAEQCITDLGPLPRERYPLVAVLTLAEQQARDTHNIVASVTVIHVPDDKYSLSARVLFQYLLTSQGNMYELKPLFMSADSGGASGPPDSEQSTQHSERNDKAARVQQSPVLEEEEEEEEEEKEEKEEKEEEDWSEGSGRDCVVCQNAAVNRVLLPCRHACVCDSCVSHFQHCPICRAFVLESFTLTRGPAAEQ